GATTAATAGCCTAAGGCTAATCAATGTGCCGTGATTACGTTGCTACGTGATATTCTACCGCTATTCAAGCGACTAACGTTACGcacattttctgtcatgtcCTCTCTTTTGTTTCCCATTCATGAAGCAACGTCAGTAAGCCGAAGATGTGTCCACGTAAACGGTAACCACCCCTTTACAAAGCAGGCGACTGGCCCTTTAAGGGTTATGGAACCGGGCTAGCCGATGTAGGACGAGCTGACCGTCCGTCTGCCTGCCTGCGCTCCCGCTGCCATCCTCATCATGGCCTCCACACCTATACCATTGAGGATGAACCGACCAGCCAGCGGCTCTTCCCTTCCCGGAGCGGAAACGGACGTCAAACCGAAGCAGAGGCACCGGTAGAGGCGAGCCGCTCCGGGGAGAGCCGCCTCATCCCATGCCACCCCGGTCTCCTCCATGCCTTCGTCTAAAGCCAAGTACAGCTATTTGATAAAGAGGAGTGCGAACCCGGGCGGTGGCAGCGGTAGCGGCGGCGGCAGAAACATGACAACAAGCAGGGATTATTCTGTTAATCTGTCGGTGCAGCAAGTGCTGAGCCTTTGGGTGCAAGGCACGACGCTGCAGCACTTCACAGGTATGCGGAATGAAAGGTGTCgtatttctgttttcatgtgttCAGCTGTTCACGCAAGTATAGTTGTGTCTCCTATGCCGGCATTTTAGCGCGTCCATTTAAAGCAGAATAATCCTACATGTGTGATATTTTCACCTCACATGCTTAGTGAGCAGAAAAGGCATAGCCAGCTGTTCCCGTGCAGGGGGATGCATCTGCACCCTTCTCCACAACCAGCGACTGGCTGGACCACAATAAAAATGCCACTCCTCTGTCCACGGGTGCGGAGTAAGTGGATGACATGAAAGTAATCACACCATGCAGCTAATTAATCTTTCTTCTGCGTGAATACGCCTTCACTGTGTAGTAAATGAAGTGTagccctcctccctcccttcctcccttctccttctccctttGTCTTGCAGTCCAGTAATCAAGGGGTAATAAGAGGAAGCATCATCAACTCTGGGCATCTGTCTGGGATGGTCTGGACTCCAGAAATAGAGGTTGagtcaaaatgcttttttaatgtGCTTTTGAATGGTAGGGTCAGGtgataaaagctttaaaatattgGCATTAATAAGCTGCAAACATGGTTGGATTATCATGATACAGATGATAGTAAGGGGATCATTCAGAGTTGTTATCATCAATGATGCACAccacaaaaaggaaacaatttTGCGAGCTCATTTACACATGGGCACGATTGACAGTAGATATTCTTTCTCAGGTAAAGATGATGATCCACACCGTTTCTTAAGGATCTATGATAAGGAgcttagagagaaagagacagtaTGGGGTattgaaatacagtcacactcaAGTCcacatgaaatttaaaaaaagaaagtaggaACAAGAAAAGCCATATGTGGGCATTTTATCTCTTCCTCTACAGGCAGGCAGAACTTCCTCAACAAGAACAAAATTTCCGCCACTATctgttcaaaacatttttgattattattttctcaCTGCTAAATGTATGAAGGGGAAAGAGGTGACGTATACAGGAAGAACAGGACTGCTCTGTTTCATAAACACAAGATTATAGACATTCTTGAATTCCTCCCTGCAAAGGGAGGATGCAACTGAGGTGGACATGTGGTCATAGACGAGTAGGCACAAACCCATCTTATGAAATGCAGCTAACATCCTGTGTTGAGAAACACATCAAGAATGAATAAAGCAGTTAATGATGCTGACTCGGCAGGAAGACGCAGCGCATGTACAAGTTTGCGGAAGCAGAGTTGCAGCAGCGAGTAGAAAAGCTGTGAGGAGCTGGACTTCAGTGAGCAGCTGGAGCCCAAAACCTGATTCCCCCTCAACCCCGAATCACCAACCAGGTGTAAAACTACCTTCTGAGACATGAGATGCGGGGGAGTGTGTGAGCTCTAAACAACAAGAGCAATACACTCCTTAAACTGTTGGTAACTGTCGACACCTTTGCCCTTTCTTTACGGCCCCAGGGAGTCGCTTAAACAAATAGGTTTCCTGTTTATGATTTGTGTGCTTGCAGCAGTTTCACTTCAGCAAACCATAAAAGGAACATAGTCTGCTTCATGGTTTGCAAACAGGTATGGTATTGTGTAGAGAACAGACTTTTATTTGCAAGCTTTATATTTCTATAAAGTCAGCTTTCAATAGGTTGGTTCACCCAAGTTATGAAAATCTTCTACATGGCTAGATAACATGCTGAACTAGTTGTAGTTTATGTTCCCAGGTTTTAAAATATCCATCTGAGATTTTTACTGCAGGTGAATGCaactgtgttgaaaaaagttaaaataaaatagctcAAACTCTCTCTTTCCAGAGACAATTTCCTTGTCGAGTTGGATAGTCCAtagtctttatttatgtatttattaatttattaaaaagctTGATTGGATAAAAGTAAAATTAGGGTCAGCAGGAGATATATAATGTCTGTACGTCAATAAACAGCTACAAACAGCTACAAAGTGCCTtacattgggaaaaaaacattacattagaACAAACTAACACCAtacagcaaataaaaataaagagaatgaattaaaatatgtaaaataaacaaacattggGCTAACATTAAtgaaaggctttaaaaaaaattgatttaaaagatgTTCGTGATTCTGTAAGCCTCAGATTTTCAAGCAAGGAGGTCCAAAACTAAGGGATCCTGACAGCAGACCTTTTGTCCTGAGCTGGGACTATACTGGATCCACTGTGCAGTGTTTGGGATAAAGACAATTTTAGCTTTATCAGTACGAGCCGGCTACATctcacctctctctgtctccctctacCAGGACAAATCCATCACTCTTCCTCCCGATGGATGAACTCCTGCAGTCCTGCCACTTTGACTTGTTCATGTTCTGCAGCGGCCTGTGTGCTCATGCAGAAACTCTGACATCTTATAAAGCGACCAAAAAGCATGGTCCCCTGCTTTTTTATGATTCACTGTTGACAGGCGAGCTCTAAAGCTGCCGTGTGGACAAAGACCTTGTTCTGTTTTTGAGGATTTGTAGAAGTTAATGCTGTGCCGTGActgtttttggttctctaaacATGACAAAGCACAAGCACATCTCCCACCCCATAGGTGCTATTTTGTAGCTGTGACCACCTGCATTGCTGTCCGCTGAAATTAAATGTTCAGCTCAGCTTCCAGCATCTGctaaactgaaaacaaatgacttGCCAAGAGTAATTTTATCAGTCGGAGTAAATAACGAGCCATGTTTTTTCACTGAAACATTTTCCCCCATttcaccctttctctctctacttGTTAATTTAAATCATGATCACATCAAGCTTGTAATTCATCAAGAAGTGCAACAAGAATCCcgttaattattttaatgttttaaatgttatagCGGCCAGTATGACAGGTGACTTGCTACCAATTTATCCACCAACAAcagattttactgtattttaagcCCGTCAAGGGTTGTGCTCAGCCATAATGGAGGAAGTGTACCGCTcacttacttaagtaaaagtaccaatattaTGATGTAttaatactccattacaagaaaaggtcctgcattcaaaacatAGCAAAAGAGTAATCGGCAGAATGTTCTTTatgaaaagttaaagtactTGTTCTTCAGAAAAATGGCACCTGTGACTAATTGATTATAATATTTGACATAATTAGATTGTTAATACTGATGCATTAATGCATTGTTGTAGCTGGTCAAGAAGCTAGCTTTCACTGTATAAACAGATGTCCAGGGGTTCCGAGTCTAGGGGTCAGGTCTCCTCTAAAGGAAATAAGATAAATCCGAGGAGGAATAAGATGATTACTGGGGGAAGTAAacatattcacttttttttggtaaaagtTTAGGTAATTCAACCTCTTTGAGCTTCAAACAGAATGTAAATCCAACCATCTGAGAAGTTTAGAGGGCAAATCTCTCAATGGTGGATCTGCTCAAAACTCTTAAACATCTGAAATGTGACAATGTTTTTGGCTGCCGAGGGTTAACATCCAAAAACATTGGGAACCACCGGGTTATTCTTTGACAGTGCAATTTATAAGCTTATCAAATGTGTATGGATGtgaaattttaatttgaaaagtatCTAGTAGCTATAGCTGTCAGTTAAGTGTTTTgcagtaaaaagtgcaatatttgtCTCCAAAATGAAGCGGAGTAGATGGATATGAATAGCATAGTATGAAAAAAGTCAAGTAAGAAGTATCTTATTATTGCACTTAAGTCACTACTCAGGGTGCTGGTGGTGCTGGACACGGGACATGACAGAGTTGGGTTTGTGGGACACGGCTTGCGTTCTGTGCCCCTACGTTGCTCTCACGTTGAGCATTTTGTTAATCCGTTGAGGCTTAAGTTGGGCGACAGATGTCCGGCCTTGCGGCCTGTACAACCGGGACCTGATGAGGAAATGCTAATGGAGCAGGTTGGGTCTCTCTGGTACGTTGTGCCCACGTGGCTCAGTGTAACATATTTGTAGCAGTTTGTTAACAAGGAAACCAGATACAAGCAAACTATGTTAAATGTGTTAGTGTTGATattggattttgttttaatgtaacagCTTTGTTTGTTGATCCCTCTGTAGTCCTTTTCACCAAGTGGGAGACATGGCAGCTTTAAGAAATTCCTGATATGTCTGACTCAAGTTTACAAGTTGGAGACTGACGTAAACATAATTTCCCACTCGGCTGCTTACACTCACCATCTGAACGATACTAGAGATgccgataccgattctgataacTGAACTTGcatatcggccgataccgagtactgttcccataccagtgtgtcatatattttattttttaagttttaacaactgtatactactatccttGTATATATGtgatatgattttttatttttgttgatggTCTATCTCagattaaacaaaagtttgacagtcagttataacggaaaaagaacataaataaactactttaaaaaagtttttttttagggcTTAATTATGTGATGAACTCCAGTACTCCCCTATGACAATTCCAGCGTTTTTGGCAGTATTGGAGGCACGTCTCTAAACGAGATGACCTGAACGTTGCACAAGCTAGTTTGTGAGCCTCATCTCTTCGAAGACACATTTAAACGATTGGGACATCCTCGATGATCGTGGACGTCGATCGATTTCCAGGTCAAGGGCGGGAGAATGGAGTAGCCGAGGATGGGAGGAGGCATAATTAGCagaatgaaaaaacacatttctctgaCAAGTATATCCTGCGTTAAATCCCAGacatctccctcctctcctgccTCGATGGAAGGTGATGGTTGGAGAAAGACAGCAGCGATGCAGCAGCGTGATTTGTCATGCCCAGTCTTGCAGGACAAAGAGCCGTTTTGATACTGTGCTGTCACGTCTCTCTCCGCCCAGTTCAACAGCTGATTACCAGATCAATAAATAGATGTAGGCGCTCAGTCGACTGGGGAATAACTAGGTTAGATGGCTATGCTACAGAGCTACCTCTGGGCTGGAAAAGTACTTTGTAATAGAGATTGGGTCTTCAGGTGTATACACCACACAGCAATGTCACATTTCCTGTTAATATCCTGTCATCCAAACAAAACAGACTTGGGGTTCTTCACACACCATTACTGTTGTCTGGATTGGTTATTCTACTTCATAAATCGACATCTTCTCTTCTAGAATAATCTATGGCCAGCTGGCTTGTCCTTGCTTCCGCGGTGCCAGTGGTTCAAAGTGAGGCCCCTTGCTGGCGAAGTGCAATCAGGCCAGGGCTCTTTATGTAAAGCTGGTTTgttaaatagaaagaaagagggacaaGAAGGAAGAGGATGAGAGAGGTTTTGAATGGGCATGACCTCTGATTTGGTCGAGCtatacagatttattttcttatgaAATCAGTTATTAAGGTAGCACAGTGAGATGTTTTCTCAGCAGTAACACTTGCGTGTTATGGAGCCGATATGGATGATTAGGTGATTGTTGGCAGTTTGGGAATTGGACATTTTTAGCATTTGTTAATTTTGCTATTGAGCAAGAATTGCAAATGTAGAATTGTTCATTTACAGTCCAGCTGAATACATTCACAAAAGGCAACTGTTGGCTATTGTTTCTGGCGAGACTTTTCATTTACTGCTTACTGTAGCTCCCTGCTGCTCATGTGAAATCTTACTCGGAGCGGTTTACACATCACGACCTCGGGTCCATTACCATGGTTGGCTGCCTCCTCGATGAGCCCAGACTTAGATTGTGGTGGATGTAAATTGAAATCCTCCCTCACAGACGTGTGATTCTCTATCTGTGCATGCTGAAATGTACTCTAGATGGAATATGCTCTCAAACAAGGTGTGTTATGtgtaaatctgtaaaaatgTATCTGGAAATCTCCCAGTGTCCTACGCAGAAGGATAGCATTCAATCCGAGAGATGACATCTTTGAATTTGCATGACAAGGACATTTTATCTTTACCTATCCAGGGTAGGAATATGTATCCTATTCTTCAATGTGAAGGAAAACCTTCAGGATCATTCCTTTACTCAtcattatttttacttaagGGGGCAAAACAGTTATTTACTGTTGTACTTGCCATAAAGTTAGGGGACTGAAAGAGACAGATTGGAAAAGGAATGGTCAAAATCTAAGCAGCAGAGGTCAggatatcctgacttttagtcccTATTGGCCAAGCTTCACAAGaactggatcctacatttcccctAAAGCAACTTTGATTAGAATATTCCATCCTGGCTACATTCCACATCTTAAAAATCCACAGCCGCAGTTTGTAACAAAGACTTTTCTCTtttgtagtggagtagaagtatagcACAACATGTAACGTCCctcaacatttaaatttaataaatacttACAGTAGTTTAGTAAATtaacttagttacattccaccactggtattTGACTGATAATTTCAGCATTTCTTAAAGTTTAAATGTATCACTGATGGACTTCTGGGACGTCTGGGTCTAAGGTATCAAATCGCTCATCTGTTCTGTCTgggaaacacacatttttgttattgtagtTGTATGTGTTGAGGCTGTATCTGATGAGTTTTGTCTCCCCCCATCAGAGATGTGGTACTGGGTGTTCCTGTGGtgtctcttctcctccctctttgTCTACGGGGCGGTGGGGCTGCTCATGTTGGTCATGCTGCAGCGCCACAAGACGGGCCGCCTCATCACCCTGGTGCTGGTCAGCGTGGGTTTCCTGGCCTCCCTCTCCGGAGGTGTCATCACCAGTAAGTCCAGTTATACTCaaccatttcttttattttttttattttttgggctaaTCCTATTTATAGACTGACCTCAACAGCCTTCAGCATCCAGTCAGGCAGAAGAAGCCAGGAGAtggaagagaaggaaagagagtgAGGGGGGGGCAGAGAGTTTGTGTGTTAACTCCTGTGTCAAACAGAGGAAGACAGGAGTTGACAGAGAGATTTCAGACTCTTGCATTTACTCGTTTACCTTTCTTTTTGTATATGCAGCACAGGAAGCTTCAACAATGTCTGGGTGATATTGcgaaaatcaaatatcttgtTGTTCTTGGAGAGATTCAATGTCTTGATTTAGAAAAATGGGATAATAAATTAAGGATGGCTATTGGTGCATTTACgaagtacagtatgtacaccCATGCATGCAAGTGCAGTAGTGTAGCCTTGGTCTTTAAACTCTGTCACAACATTACATTAGTGATGAGAAATGTTATAAACTAATACCAACATGATATCTGCAAGGCTGGATTACAAAGTGGGCCCAGACACCCCCAGGGGCCCTGACAAATTAATTTGTggtaatttaattaatttctatTAATACTTAATGTACCACACAATCATAATATAACATGAAATGACAGGGGCGTTAAAGGGGCACGCCAGCCATTTTATACACTGGGATCAGTTTTCACGTCATTGGGACACTACTCAGCTGCGCACtgtgatttttgaaaaatgtgggCATCCACAAGATTAAAATCAAACAtaataaatgttaaacaaagaTAAACATGTATCCCAGTTCTAGCTTTACCATGTATTTTGTCCACTTTCCCGTAGCCTTTTTATTTGTACTGTTACGAGACACACTAGATATTATTTAAGccttgctttgtgtttttattacattccaCTCTCTGTAAGAGAGTGTGATGACAGGATGTGTAAATAGACCAACATCTATCTGAGCGTAGGGCAGGCGCTCTCCAGGGCTCAACTGTATGAATCTCTTCATCATAGATGCAAGCTGGCCCCTAAAATAGAAAGACATTGTATTATTAATGTGTGGCAATCAGGGAGCGCAGACTATTGACTGTGAGCACACACACCCCTCAGTCTCACCCTCCATGTGTACACCATCCTGGCTCAAAGTCAAAGTGTGGCAGAGCAAAAGCAGCAGCCGagcagaaagaaagga
The genomic region above belongs to Etheostoma cragini isolate CJK2018 chromosome 14, CSU_Ecrag_1.0, whole genome shotgun sequence and contains:
- the tmem170b gene encoding transmembrane protein 170B, with the protein product MPSSKAKYSYLIKRSANPGGGSGSGGGRNMTTSRDYSVNLSVQQVLSLWVQGTTLQHFTEMWYWVFLWCLFSSLFVYGAVGLLMLVMLQRHKTGRLITLVLVSVGFLASLSGGVITSKSSYTQPFLLFFLFFGLILFID